Proteins encoded in a region of the Rutidosis leptorrhynchoides isolate AG116_Rl617_1_P2 chromosome 9, CSIRO_AGI_Rlap_v1, whole genome shotgun sequence genome:
- the LOC139866774 gene encoding protein NRT1/ PTR FAMILY 4.4-like codes for MVNSNSKNSKEKPCSFVDDHVDWRYRPCKPGKHGGMHAALAILGFQAFEMMAIAAVGNNLITYVFNEMHFPLSKSANVVTNFVGTVFLLSLLGGFLSDSYLGSYRTMLLFGFIELSGFILLSIQAHLPQMRPPSCNMVTSSSRCEEARGFKEFIFFLAVYLVALGSGCLKPNIISLGADQFRKQDSKKLSTFFNCAYFAFCIGELIALTVLVWVQTHSGMDIGFGVSAAAMAVGLICLLCGTPLYRNKPTSGSIFTPIAQVFVAAITKRKQVCPSSLDLLHGSQSNVVLHHTVSTESHGGSSLLHTDKFRFLDKACIKIQENSLRNESPWRLCTMSQVEQVKILISVVPIFACTIIFNTILAQLQTFSVQQGSSMNTKLTANFQIPPASLQSIPYIMLVFLVPLYETVFVPMARKITGRESGISPLQRVGVGLFIATFSMVSAAIVENKRRTMALKDPKNTLSIFWIAPQFLIFGISEMFTAVGLIEFFYKQSLEGMQSFLTAMTYCSYSFGFYLSSLLVSLVNKVTSRSSRNGWLSNNDLKYDRLDLFYWLLAGLSFVNFFNYLFWSRWYCYNPSLMDSNGVGPKDSRFSRNDDENDVSKEGNNIIIV; via the exons ATGGTGAATTCGAATAGCAAAAACAGCAAAGAAAAACCATGCAGCTTCGTAGACGATCATGTCGATTGGAGATATCGACCTTGCAAACCTGGAAAACATGGGGGCATGCATGCAGCTCTTGCCATTTTAG GATTTCAAGCATTTGAAATGATGGCTATTGCGGCGGTTGGGAACAATCTCATTACATATGTGTTCAATGAGATGCATTTTCCGTTATCTAAGTCTGCGAACGTTGTTACAAACTTCGTGGGCACCGTTTTTCTACTTTCTCTACTTGGCGGTTTCCTTTCTGACTCCTACCTTGGTAGCTATCGTACCATGTTGCTTTTCGGCTTCATTGAGCTCTCT GGATTTATATTACTATCTATACAAGCCCATCTGCCTCAAATGAGACCACCATCATGCAACATGGTAACGAGCTCTAGTAGATGCGAAGAAGCACGAGGTTTTAAAGAGTTTATATTCTTTTTAGCTGTCTATTTGGTGGCTTTAGGAAGTGGTTGTCTAAAACCAAACATAATATCTCTTGGAGCTGATCAATTCAGGAAACAAGACTCAAAAAAGCTATCAACTTTCTTCAATTGTGCCTATTTTGCATTCTGCATAGGGGAGCTTATAGCTTTAACAGTTCTTGTTTGGGTACAAACACATTCAGGGATGGATATAGGTTTCGGTGTTTCGGCTGCTGCCATGGCTGTTGGGTTAATATGCTTACTTTGTGGAACTCCCCTTTATAGAAACAAACCTACTTCTGGAAGTATTTTTACTCCAATAGCTCAA GTTTTTGTTGCTGCAATCACAAAAAGAAAGCAAGTTTGCCCATCAAGCTTAGACCTGCTTCATGGAAGCCAAAGTAACGTCGTCCTACATCATACTGTCTCGACTGAATCGCATGGTGGTAGCAGCCTCCTTCATACCGATAAGTTCAG GTTCTTAGACAAAGCTTGCATCAAGATTCAAGAAAACAGTCTAAGAAACGAAAGCCCATGGAGGTTATGCACCATGTCACAAGTTGAGCAAGTGAAAATACTCATATCAGTAGTACCCATTTTTGCATGCACAATTATCTTCAATACAATCTTAGCACAACTTCAAACATTCTCTGTTCAACAAGGCAGTAGTATGAACACTAAACTCACCGCAAACTTTCAAATCCCTCCTGCATCACTTCAATCTATCCCATACATCATGTTAGTATTTCTTGTCCCTCTTTATGAAACAGTCTTTGTACCCATGGCCCGCAAGATCACGGGTCGTGAATCAGGGATCTCTCCTTTACAACGAGTAGGGGTTGGTCTCTTCATTGCAACATTCTCCATGGTTTCAGCTGCAATAGTCGAAAACAAACGAAGAACAATGGCTTTAAAAGATCCTAAAAACACTCTTTCAATCTTTTGGATTGCACCGCAATTTCTTATTTTTGGAATTTCTGAAATGTTTACTGCGGTCGGGTTAATTGAATTTTTTTACAAACAGTCATTAGAAGGCATGCAATCCTTTTTAACTGCAATGACATATTGTTCATACTCATTTGGTTTCTATTTAAGTTCACTTTTGGTGTCCCTAGTGAACAAGGTCACCTCAAGGTCTAGCCGTAATGGTTGGCTTAGTAATAACGACCTCAAATACGACAGATTAGACCTTTTCTACTGGTTGTTAGCCGGTTTGAGCTTCGTAAACTTCTTCAACTATCTTTTTTGGTCAAGGTGGTATTGCTACAATCCTTCGTTGATGGATAGTAATGGCGTTGGGCCCAAAGATTCAAGATTTTCGAGAAATGATGATGAAAACGACGTATCGAAAGAGGGTAACAACATCATCATAGTTTGA